One segment of Chryseobacterium turcicum DNA contains the following:
- a CDS encoding rhamnogalacturonan acetylesterase codes for MNKTFNHIISFLAVAFLLTSCQSQNVVAKNKSNKKVTHIYLIGDSTMADYTGDYEPGKDYMKVRYPITGWGQVFQPFFVKDSLKGFSALKDSVKIIDRAHGGRSTRTFFQEGRWRYVYEHLKPNDYVIMQFGHNDGSEKHTERYVNIEGYKEFLRLFVTQTIQKGGKPIIVTPVARNYPWNDGKLENVHGEYWQAPIDIAKEMKIPYIDLNKLSMDFFTKKGQDYVSSHYFMNLPEEVYEAYPKGQKDNTHFQPDGAKVVAQMVFTEFKNIIKTK; via the coding sequence ATGAACAAAACATTTAATCATATCATTTCATTTTTAGCTGTGGCATTTCTTCTTACTTCATGTCAGTCGCAAAATGTTGTAGCCAAAAATAAAAGTAATAAAAAGGTTACTCATATTTACCTCATCGGCGATTCTACAATGGCAGATTACACAGGAGATTACGAGCCCGGAAAAGATTATATGAAAGTCCGTTATCCGATTACAGGATGGGGACAGGTTTTTCAGCCGTTTTTTGTAAAAGACAGTTTGAAAGGTTTTTCAGCATTAAAAGATTCGGTAAAAATCATTGACAGAGCACATGGAGGAAGAAGTACGAGAACATTTTTTCAGGAAGGAAGATGGCGATATGTTTATGAGCATCTGAAACCCAACGATTATGTTATTATGCAATTTGGTCACAATGACGGCTCAGAAAAACATACAGAACGGTATGTAAATATCGAAGGCTACAAAGAATTTTTAAGATTATTTGTCACTCAAACTATCCAAAAAGGAGGTAAGCCAATTATTGTAACTCCGGTTGCGAGAAATTACCCTTGGAATGATGGAAAATTAGAAAACGTTCATGGTGAATATTGGCAGGCTCCCATTGATATTGCGAAAGAAATGAAGATTCCGTATATCGATTTAAATAAACTTTCTATGGATTTTTTCACCAAAAAAGGTCAGGATTATGTGAGCAGTCATTACTTTATGAACCTTCCAGAAGAAGTTTATGAAGCCTATCCTAAAGGTCAGAAAGACAACACACACTTTCAGCCGGACGGAGCAAAAGTGGTAGCACAGATGGTGTTCACAGAATTTAAAAATATAATTAAAACTAAATAA